The nucleotide sequence CCGTCAAGGCCACCGACGTCGTGCGGCCGGGCGCCGAGGCCGACCGGATCGCCGCCGACAACCGCGCGCGTCGGCTCCTCCTCGACGACGGCTACAACATCCAGCTCACGAACGCGGCCTACCCCGCGGGCGCGACGCAGCCCTACTACTCGGCCGACCGCGTGGTCCGCAACGGCGACGTCCCGGTCTTCCCGACCACCCCGTACGTGCTGGCCTACGGCTTCGACGACTGGCGCCTGCAGCCCACGACGCCCGTCACGTCGCTCGACGCGGCCGGCCGTGTGCCGACCTTCACGAGCGGGAACCCGCGTCCGGCCTCGTCGCCCGAGGTGGGCGGCGACGTCCGCATCGCCGGGTTCAACGTCCTCAACTACTTCACGACGCTCGGCGAGCGCGGCGCCGCCACCGCGGAGGAGTTCGCAAAGCAGCGCGCGAAGATCGTCACCGCGATCACCGGCCTCGACGCGCAGGTCGTGACGCTGATGGAGATCGAGAACTCGACGCGCTTCGGCGAGCCGGCCGACACCGCGACGGCCGACCTCGTGCGCGGCCTGAACGACGCCGCGGGCAAGCCGGTCTGGGAGTACGTGCGCACCCCCACCGCGCTGCAGTCGACGCCCACCGACGAGATCCAGAACGCGATCATCTACCGCACGGACGCCGTCACGCCCGTCGGGCAGGCGGCCACGCAGATCGACGAGACCGTGTGGAGCAACGCGCGCGAGCCGATCGCGCAGTCCTTCCGCGGCGGCGACCGCACGTTCACGGTGGTCGCGAACCACCTCAAGTCGAAGTCCGGGTCCGGCACGCAGCCCGCCGACGGCCAGGGCTTCTTCAACGCCGACCGGGTCGCGCAGGCGGAGGCCGTGGCGCGCTTCGCGGGCGAGCTGCAGGCGTCGAGCGGATCCGACCTCGTCTACCTCCTCGGCGACTTCAACGCCTACTCGGAGGAGGACCCGATCCAGGTCCTCCGCGACGCCGGCTTCGTCGACCTCGTGGCCGCGAAGGCCCCCGGCGAGCGCACGTACTCGTTCGACGGCGAGGTCGGATCCCTCGACCACGTGCTCGCCACCCGAGCGGGCGCGGCTGCGGTCACGGGCGTCGGGGTCTGGGACATCAACGCGCCGGAGTGGGCGGCGCGCGAGTACGGCGGGGCCGCCACCGACGGATCCAGCGCCTTCCGCTCGAGCGACCACGATCCCGTGAAGGTCGGCCTCGACACGATCCGCGACGCGTCGACCCTCGTCGGGTACGCCGACCGCCTGCTCGTCCGCAGCGGCCAGGCCGTGAGGTACTCCGTGAAGCTCGCCGCCGGCGCGACGGCTCCGACCGGCCGCGTGCAGATCCTCGACCGGGGCCGCGCGATCGCCACCGTCGACGTCACGGCGGCCGATGCGGGCCGCGCGACGGTCACGCTGCCGAAGCTCTCCCGCGGGATCCACCTGATCACCGCGAGCTACGCGGGCGACGGCCAGGCGAAGGGGTCGAGCACCGTCTGGCCGTCGATCGTCCTCGTCTGGTAGCCGCCCGCCGCACGCGGAATGCGCGGGCCGCGCGCCCGGTTGCACCCCGAGACCGCACGAACCGAGCACGAGAAGAGGACGCACCATGGCCACCACCGAGCTGACCGCCGAGAACTTCGAGAGCATCGTCGACTCCAACGGCATCGTCGTCGTCGACTTCTGGGCCGACTGGTGCGGTCCCTGCAAGCAGTTCGCGCCCGTCTTCGACAAGTCGAGCGAGAAGCACGCCGACATCGTCCACGGCAAGGTCGACACCGAGGCGCAGCAGTTCCTCGCGCAGCAGGCGAACATCTCCGCCATCCCGACGCTGATGATCTTCAAGGACCAGACGCTCATCTTCAGCCAGGCGGGCGCGCTGCCCGCCCCGGCGCTCGAGTCGCTCATCGAGGAGGTGCGCGCCGTCGACGTGGCCGCCCTGAAGGAGCAGGCCGCCGCCGAGGCGGCGCAGGCCACGCCCGGCGCGAGCGCCGACCCCACCGCGATCTGACCCGCGCCTGATCCGCGCCTGATCCGCGACGACGGCCCCTCCCCAGCCGGGAGGGGCCGTCGGCATTCCCGCCACCGCCCTCCCCGCCGTCAGCCGACCGGCCCCCGGATACGATTGCCCCGATGACCTCCACCCCTCCCGCTCCTGCCGGATCCGCCGCGTCCGGCACCGCCCTGGCCCCCGCCCTCGAGCGCCTCGGCACGGTCTTCGGGTACGACGCCTTCCGCGGCGACCAGCAGGAGATCGTCGAGCACGTCATCGGCGGCGGCGACGCGCTCGTGCTCATGCCCACGGGTGGCGGCAAGTCGCTCTGCTACCAGATCCCGAGCCTCGTCCGCGAGGGCACGGGCGTCGTCATCTCCCCGCTCATCGCGCTCATGCAGGACCAGGTCGACGCGCTGCGCGCCGTGGGCGTGCGCGCCGCGTTCCTCAACTCCACCCAGGACCTCGAGACCAGCCGCGAGGTCGAGCGCGCCCTGCTCGACGGCGACCTCGACCTGCTCTACCTCGCGCCCGAGCGCCTCATCCTCGACCGGATGGGCCGGCTGCTCGACGAGGCGCGCGTCGCCCTGTTCGCCATCGACGAGGCGCACTGCGTCTCCCAGTGGGGCCATGACTTCCGCAAGGACTACCTCGCGCTGTCGATGCTGCAGGAGCGCTGGCCCGAGGTGCCGCGCATCGCGCTCACCGCCACCGCCAACGAGGCCACGCACGCCGACATCACGGCGCGCCTGGGCCTCCAGGACGCGCGCCACTTCGTCTCGTCGTTCGACCGGCCGAACATCCGCTACCGCATCGTGCCCAAGGCGGAGCCGCGCAAGCAGCTGGTCGACCTCATCAAGAACGAGCACGCGGGCGACGCCGGCATCGTCTACTGCCTGAGCCGCAAGACCGTCGAGCAGACGGCCGAGGCGCTGAACAAGCAGGGGATCACCGCGCTGCCGTACCACGCGGGCCTCGACGCCGCGGTGCGCCAGCGCAACCAGGCGCGCTTCCTCCGCGAGGACGGCATCGTGATGTGCGCCACCATCGCGTTCGGCATGGGCATCGACAAGCCCGACGTGCGCTTCGTCGCCCACATCGACCTGCCCAAGTCCATCGAGGGCTACTACCAGGAGACGGGTCGCGCGGGCCGCGACGGCCTGCCCTCCACCGCATGGCTCGCCTACGGCCTGCAGGACGTCGTGCAGCAGCGCCGCATGATCGACCAGTCCGAGGGCGACGCGCAGCACCGACGCCGGCTGTCGCAGCACCTCGACGCCATGCTCGCGCTGTGCGAGACGGTCGGCTGCCGCCGTGTGCAGCTCCTCCGCTACTTCGGCGAGGAGACGGGTCCATGCGGCAACTGCGACACGTGCCTCGAGCCCGTCGAGACGTGGGACGCGACGGTGCCGTCGCAGAAGCTGCTGTCCACCATCGTCCGGCTGCAGCGCGAACGGAACCAGCGCTTCGGGGCGGCGCACCTCATCGACATCCTGCTCGGCAACGAGACCGACCGCGTCCGCCAGCAGGGTCACGACCAGCTGGCCACGTTCGGCATCGGCGGCGAGCTCACCGACGTGCAGTGGCGCGGCGTCGTCCGCCAGCTCCTCGCCCAGGGACTGCTCGGCGTGAGCGACGACGGATACGGCACGCTCGTCATCACCGCGGGCAGCGGCGACGTGCTCAGCGGATCCCGGCAGGTGCCCATGCGGCAGGAGCCGGAGCGCATCGTGCGCGGCCGCGGCACCCGCACCACCCGGGCGAAGGGCGGCCAGGTGGTCGACCTCCCCGAGGAGGCGCAGGGCCTGTTCGAGGCGCTCCGGGCATGGCGCTCGGAGCAGGCGAAGGAGCAGGGCGTGCCCGCGTACGTCGTGTTCGCCGACGTCACCCTGCGCGAGGTCGCGACCGTGCGCCCGGCTGATCTGGGGCAGCTCGCCGGCATCACGGGCGTCGGGCAGAAGAAGCTCGACACCTACGGCGAGGGACTGCTCGCGGTCGTCGCCGGATCCGCCGCGGCCGACTAGAGCGCCCGCCCAGCAGGGCCTCCGCGATCGGGAACGCCGGCCGGCCGGAGCGGTGGAGGGGGAGAGGGACCCGGTCCCGAGCCTCGAGGGCTGCGGGACCGAGCCGCGCACACGGCCGACTTTTACCCGAAGACCGGCCCGGCGCTGGCGGGACAGCTCACCCGAAGAGCTGTCGCCGTTGCCCACGATCGTACTGGTCCGGCCGTGCGCCCTCTGCGGGCTGTGGGGAGCGGGCGGGGCGTGGTCTCGGTCGGGCCCGGCGACGGCCGCGCCATCGGGGCCGCATGTAAACAGCGTGTAACGGGAGGCCGCAAACGCTTCATCGGGATTGCCAACACCGTATGGCGTATTTGTAATATGTCACCTACCACCGGCTGCCCGAGGCCGGACGAGGGAGCGCCATGGCAGTGACCGGAGCAGATGCGGATGCTATCCGCGTGGGCGCACGTCGCGCCGCCGTCCTCCCCACCACCGGATCCCGGCGCCCGCTGGGCACCGACGCCGTCGCCCTCGAGGGCGGCCTGCTCGCCGCCTGGCAGGAGCGCAACCGGGCCCGCACCATCCCCCACGCCATCGCCTCCATGGCCACGGCGGGCAACCTCGACGACCTCCGCGCGGCGGTCGACGGGCCGGGGGAGCGGCCCGTCCCGCGTTACCCGTTCCTCGACACCGACGTCTACAAGACCCTCGAGGGCGTGGCCTACGAGATCGGCCGGGGCACCGCGACAGCGGAGATGCGGGCCTTCGTCGACGAGGCGACGGATGTGCTCGAGCGCGTGCAGGCGGCCGACGGCTACATCGGCTCGTACGCGCAGCGGCTCGGATCCGACCGCGAGCCCTGGTCCGACCTCGCGTGGGGCCACGAGCTCTACAACCTCGGGCACCTGATCCAGGCCGCGGTCGCCGACTCCCGCCAGGGCGGCGACGGACGCCTCCTGGCCGTGGCCCGCCGCTTCGCCGACGCCGCGGTCCGCGAGTTCGGCCCGGGCGGACGCGAGGAGGTCTGCGGGCATCCCGAGGTCGAGATGGCGCTCGTCGAGCTGCACCGCGAGACGGGGGAGCGCGCCTACCTCGACCTCGCCTCCGCGTTCGTCGAGCGGCGTGGCCACGGCACCGTGGCGACGCGGATCTTCCCGGCCGAGTACTTCCAGGACGCGCACCCCTTCCGCGAGATGCCGGCCGTCACGGGCCACGCCGTCCGCATGGCGTACCTCGCCGCGGGTGCCACGGACGTGGCGACGGAGACGGGC is from Clavibacter sp. A6099 and encodes:
- a CDS encoding ExeM/NucH family extracellular endonuclease; the protein is MTETDTAPATRDRRSGPARRIARPLAVATALALGLSALVASPAEAATVAIADVQGSGSATPFAGRVVTVEGVVTADYRGASGYAGIVIQTPGSGGTTDQTPGASDGIFVYLASADPAVAIGDLVRVTGTASERQGQTQLAATATDLVQGGVGVPAATPLPDTLRGADRESLESMLVTPTGDYRVGSAHQLDTFGTLWLSAGADLPVKATDVVRPGAEADRIAADNRARRLLLDDGYNIQLTNAAYPAGATQPYYSADRVVRNGDVPVFPTTPYVLAYGFDDWRLQPTTPVTSLDAAGRVPTFTSGNPRPASSPEVGGDVRIAGFNVLNYFTTLGERGAATAEEFAKQRAKIVTAITGLDAQVVTLMEIENSTRFGEPADTATADLVRGLNDAAGKPVWEYVRTPTALQSTPTDEIQNAIIYRTDAVTPVGQAATQIDETVWSNAREPIAQSFRGGDRTFTVVANHLKSKSGSGTQPADGQGFFNADRVAQAEAVARFAGELQASSGSDLVYLLGDFNAYSEEDPIQVLRDAGFVDLVAAKAPGERTYSFDGEVGSLDHVLATRAGAAAVTGVGVWDINAPEWAAREYGGAATDGSSAFRSSDHDPVKVGLDTIRDASTLVGYADRLLVRSGQAVRYSVKLAAGATAPTGRVQILDRGRAIATVDVTAADAGRATVTLPKLSRGIHLITASYAGDGQAKGSSTVWPSIVLVW
- the trxA gene encoding thioredoxin, whose product is MATTELTAENFESIVDSNGIVVVDFWADWCGPCKQFAPVFDKSSEKHADIVHGKVDTEAQQFLAQQANISAIPTLMIFKDQTLIFSQAGALPAPALESLIEEVRAVDVAALKEQAAAEAAQATPGASADPTAI
- the recQ gene encoding DNA helicase RecQ; translation: MTSTPPAPAGSAASGTALAPALERLGTVFGYDAFRGDQQEIVEHVIGGGDALVLMPTGGGKSLCYQIPSLVREGTGVVISPLIALMQDQVDALRAVGVRAAFLNSTQDLETSREVERALLDGDLDLLYLAPERLILDRMGRLLDEARVALFAIDEAHCVSQWGHDFRKDYLALSMLQERWPEVPRIALTATANEATHADITARLGLQDARHFVSSFDRPNIRYRIVPKAEPRKQLVDLIKNEHAGDAGIVYCLSRKTVEQTAEALNKQGITALPYHAGLDAAVRQRNQARFLREDGIVMCATIAFGMGIDKPDVRFVAHIDLPKSIEGYYQETGRAGRDGLPSTAWLAYGLQDVVQQRRMIDQSEGDAQHRRRLSQHLDAMLALCETVGCRRVQLLRYFGEETGPCGNCDTCLEPVETWDATVPSQKLLSTIVRLQRERNQRFGAAHLIDILLGNETDRVRQQGHDQLATFGIGGELTDVQWRGVVRQLLAQGLLGVSDDGYGTLVITAGSGDVLSGSRQVPMRQEPERIVRGRGTRTTRAKGGQVVDLPEEAQGLFEALRAWRSEQAKEQGVPAYVVFADVTLREVATVRPADLGQLAGITGVGQKKLDTYGEGLLAVVAGSAAAD